One window from the genome of Rufibacter tibetensis encodes:
- a CDS encoding 4-hydroxy-3-methylbut-2-enyl diphosphate reductase: MNVTIDKNSGYCFGVEFAIQMAEDELDEVSELYCLGDIVHNSMEVQRLYNKGLRIIDREQLEELRDCKVLIRAHGEPPATYETALRNNLELIDASCPVVLKLQNRVKHAYDSIKGHNGQIVLYGQQGHAEVIGLAGQTGNEAVVITTEEDLDKLDYTRPITLFSQTTKSTKGFYRMKELIEERVAAVKATGLEVFDLDANDSICRQVSNREPQLDKFAQHHDVVVFVSGKKSSNGKALYAVCQRVNPQSYFVENADELDMEWFKDATSVGICGATSTPMWLMQQVADAIQAQHPVEA, translated from the coding sequence ATGAACGTAACCATAGATAAAAATTCTGGCTACTGCTTCGGGGTAGAGTTCGCCATCCAGATGGCAGAAGATGAATTAGATGAGGTATCTGAGCTTTATTGCCTGGGTGACATTGTGCACAACAGCATGGAGGTTCAGCGTTTGTATAATAAAGGTTTACGCATTATTGACCGCGAGCAACTTGAGGAACTCCGGGATTGCAAAGTATTGATCAGGGCGCACGGCGAACCGCCAGCAACCTATGAGACCGCTTTGCGCAACAACCTGGAACTGATAGACGCCTCCTGCCCGGTGGTGTTGAAACTGCAGAACCGGGTAAAGCACGCCTATGACTCTATAAAAGGCCATAACGGACAGATTGTGTTGTACGGGCAGCAAGGCCACGCGGAGGTTATTGGCTTAGCCGGTCAAACGGGCAATGAAGCCGTTGTGATTACCACCGAAGAAGATCTGGACAAGCTGGATTATACTCGTCCTATCACTTTGTTCAGCCAAACCACCAAAAGCACCAAAGGTTTCTATCGGATGAAGGAGCTGATTGAAGAACGCGTAGCTGCCGTGAAAGCCACCGGTTTAGAAGTGTTTGACCTGGATGCCAATGATAGCATCTGCCGCCAGGTGTCTAACCGTGAGCCGCAACTAGACAAGTTTGCCCAGCACCATGACGTAGTCGTGTTTGTCAGCGGAAAGAAAAGCTCTAATGGCAAGGCCCTATACGCGGTGTGCCAACGCGTGAACCCGCAGAGCTACTTTGTGGAGAACGCTGATGAATTAGACATGGAATGGTTTAAAGACGCCACGTCGGTAGGAATTTGCGGCGCTACGTCCACGCCTATGTGGTTGATGCAGCAAGTAGCCGATGCCATTCAGGCGCAGCACCCAGTTGAGGCATAA
- a CDS encoding sulfite exporter TauE/SafE family protein has product MGIIISTFGTLVGFGGGVFLVPVLIMFFQFPIELAIGTAMTALLPAALVSSIFNFREKSIDYVVASLLQFPAMLGTVIGAFLVAYTPVLQMQILFSIFVTVVGIYMLATYQHKQNRQRGMMYRLNRMPTSFIRKNHPKHLAYRLNGGLMAFFGLCTGTIAGLFGIGGGFLQTPIMIRAFKIPSQIAISTSLFILVVTSLSGISSHYWLGNIDWTKSMPLMLAFALGALLGKAIKGKDATTSQKSSEKLIGIGLMLAGISVMIHIILKYQF; this is encoded by the coding sequence GTGGGGATCATAATCAGCACCTTTGGGACCTTGGTAGGTTTTGGAGGTGGGGTGTTTCTGGTGCCCGTCCTCATTATGTTTTTCCAGTTTCCAATTGAGTTGGCCATTGGGACGGCCATGACGGCCCTGCTTCCGGCTGCTTTGGTTTCTTCCATCTTCAACTTCCGGGAAAAGAGCATTGATTATGTAGTTGCCTCTCTGCTGCAGTTTCCGGCTATGCTGGGTACGGTCATAGGGGCTTTTTTGGTAGCCTATACCCCCGTGCTGCAGATGCAGATTCTGTTTTCAATTTTTGTGACAGTGGTGGGTATCTACATGCTGGCTACCTACCAACACAAGCAGAATCGCCAACGCGGCATGATGTACCGCCTTAACCGGATGCCTACGTCTTTTATCAGAAAGAATCACCCCAAGCACCTGGCCTATAGATTGAACGGAGGATTGATGGCTTTCTTTGGGCTATGTACCGGCACCATCGCGGGACTCTTCGGGATTGGCGGGGGATTTCTGCAAACGCCCATCATGATAAGGGCATTCAAGATACCGTCGCAGATTGCTATTTCCACTTCCCTGTTCATCCTGGTGGTAACCAGCCTTTCAGGGATTTCCTCACACTACTGGTTGGGCAACATTGACTGGACCAAGAGCATGCCGCTGATGCTGGCTTTCGCGCTTGGGGCCTTGCTGGGAAAAGCTATCAAAGGAAAAGATGCCACTACTTCCCAAAAGTCTTCTGAGAAACTTATAGGGATAGGATTGATGCTGGCAGGGATCAGTGTGATGATACACATTATCCTAAAATACCAGTTTTAG
- the cmk gene encoding (d)CMP kinase, with protein sequence MKKIVVALDGHSSCGKSTTAKKVAQELGYAYIDTGAMYRAVTLYFLEHYIDLTNPKKVQEALDNIEVTFHRNSKTGRNEVFLNGLNVEDEIRKMYISDKVSEVSVLAPVRHAMVAEQKKMGKRRGVVMDGRDIGTAVFPDAEVKVFMTADVGIRAKRRQQELFEKKQLVPYDEIVDNLKKRDFIDSTRAESPLKKAEDAHVLDTSYITVDEQVDFVLDLVASALLHKELAE encoded by the coding sequence ATGAAGAAGATTGTTGTAGCCCTTGATGGGCACTCTTCGTGCGGTAAAAGCACCACCGCCAAGAAAGTGGCACAAGAACTTGGCTACGCTTACATAGACACCGGAGCCATGTACCGGGCCGTTACCCTCTACTTCCTGGAGCATTACATAGACCTCACCAACCCCAAAAAGGTGCAGGAGGCCTTAGATAATATTGAAGTTACCTTCCACCGGAACTCTAAAACCGGCCGGAATGAGGTTTTCCTGAACGGGTTGAACGTGGAGGATGAAATCAGGAAGATGTACATATCAGACAAGGTGAGCGAGGTGAGCGTGCTAGCTCCTGTGCGCCACGCCATGGTAGCCGAGCAGAAGAAAATGGGCAAGCGCCGCGGTGTGGTGATGGATGGCCGTGACATAGGAACCGCTGTTTTCCCAGATGCTGAGGTGAAAGTCTTCATGACGGCTGATGTGGGAATCAGGGCCAAGCGCCGCCAACAGGAATTGTTTGAGAAAAAGCAGTTGGTGCCCTATGACGAGATAGTGGATAACCTGAAAAAACGGGATTTTATTGACTCTACCCGCGCCGAAAGCCCCCTTAAAAAGGCCGAAGATGCCCATGTGCTGGATACCTCCTACATTACCGTTGATGAACAGGTTGATTTTGTGCTGGATTTAGTGGCCTCTGCGCTGCTGCATAAAGAACTAGCTGAGTAA
- the ade gene encoding adenine deaminase, producing the protein MATPRFYKVSGNIIDVLHQEIYPGTLEIMDGQIARVVREPVAETHFILPGFIDAHVHVESSMLVPSEFARLAVPHGTVATVSDPHEIGNVLGLKGVEYMLENGKKVPFKFFFGAPSCVPATPFETAGAEITPEDIEELFLRPEVKYLAEMMNWPGVLNGDELVMQKITLAQKFDKQVDGHAPGLRGEEAQAYASAGMTTDHECFTAEEAKDKLAAGMKILIREGSAAKNFEALIELLTDHPCEIMFCSDDKHPDNLVEGHINELVKRALAKGHDLFHVLQAACVNAVHHYKLEVGLLQEKDPADFIVIDNPENFNVLKTYINGQLVAENGKSKIAFTPSEIINNFHAQPKTVEQFQLPAQDAVKIRVIEPYDGQLITGMLFLDPKIKNGFIVSDPRQDVLKITVVNRYQNTEPAIAFIKNFGLKRGAIASSVGHDSHNIIAVGCDDESLCRAVNLLIDAKGGISAVDDQREEVLPLPVAGIMSPEDGYWVAEQYAKLDQAAKDLGSTLTSPFMTLSFMALLVIPALKLSDKGLFDGQHFQFVDVTSTLL; encoded by the coding sequence ATGGCTACACCCAGATTCTACAAAGTGAGTGGCAATATCATTGACGTCCTGCACCAGGAGATCTACCCCGGCACCTTGGAGATCATGGATGGCCAGATTGCCCGAGTCGTGCGGGAACCCGTGGCCGAAACACACTTTATTTTGCCGGGGTTCATTGACGCGCACGTGCACGTAGAGAGCTCCATGCTGGTGCCATCTGAGTTTGCCCGTTTAGCCGTACCCCACGGCACCGTGGCCACCGTCTCAGATCCGCATGAGATCGGGAATGTACTGGGTCTGAAAGGCGTGGAATACATGCTGGAGAACGGAAAGAAAGTACCTTTCAAATTCTTCTTCGGGGCTCCCTCCTGCGTACCGGCCACCCCGTTTGAAACGGCTGGCGCCGAGATCACCCCGGAAGACATTGAGGAGCTTTTTCTTCGGCCCGAGGTGAAATACCTGGCCGAGATGATGAACTGGCCCGGCGTCTTGAACGGTGATGAGTTGGTAATGCAGAAAATAACCCTAGCCCAGAAGTTCGACAAGCAGGTGGACGGCCATGCCCCCGGGTTGCGCGGCGAAGAAGCCCAGGCCTATGCCTCCGCCGGCATGACTACTGACCATGAGTGCTTCACCGCTGAGGAAGCCAAAGACAAACTGGCTGCCGGTATGAAAATCCTGATCAGGGAAGGCAGCGCCGCCAAGAACTTTGAGGCACTGATTGAGTTGCTAACTGACCACCCATGTGAAATCATGTTCTGCTCTGATGACAAGCACCCCGATAACCTGGTAGAAGGCCACATCAATGAACTGGTGAAGCGTGCCTTAGCCAAAGGCCATGACTTGTTTCATGTCCTTCAGGCCGCCTGCGTAAACGCGGTACACCACTACAAACTGGAAGTAGGCCTGCTGCAGGAAAAAGACCCCGCTGATTTCATTGTCATTGATAACCCAGAGAACTTCAACGTGCTTAAAACCTACATCAATGGGCAATTGGTGGCGGAAAACGGGAAGAGCAAAATTGCCTTCACCCCCAGTGAGATCATCAACAACTTTCACGCCCAGCCGAAGACCGTTGAACAGTTCCAGTTACCAGCCCAGGACGCGGTGAAGATACGAGTGATTGAACCGTATGATGGACAATTGATTACCGGTATGCTGTTTCTGGACCCTAAAATCAAGAACGGGTTTATTGTAAGCGATCCCAGGCAAGACGTCCTGAAAATCACTGTGGTAAACCGTTACCAAAACACGGAACCGGCTATCGCTTTCATCAAGAACTTCGGGCTGAAGCGTGGGGCCATTGCCTCCAGTGTGGGACATGACTCGCACAACATTATTGCCGTGGGCTGCGACGATGAAAGCCTGTGCCGGGCCGTCAACCTGCTCATTGATGCCAAAGGCGGAATCTCGGCAGTAGACGATCAAAGAGAGGAAGTGCTCCCGCTACCGGTAGCAGGTATTATGTCACCTGAAGACGGCTACTGGGTAGCGGAACAGTATGCTAAGCTAGACCAAGCCGCTAAAGACCTGGGCAGCACTCTTACCTCCCCGTTTATGACCTTGTCTTTTATGGCTCTTTTAGTGATTCCGGCCTTAAAACTGAGTGATAAAGGCTTATTTGACGGACAGCACTTTCAGTTTGTAGACGTTACCAGCACCTTACTTTAA